One window of Paroedura picta isolate Pp20150507F chromosome 2, Ppicta_v3.0, whole genome shotgun sequence genomic DNA carries:
- the RPL27A gene encoding LOW QUALITY PROTEIN: large ribosomal subunit protein uL15 (The sequence of the model RefSeq protein was modified relative to this genomic sequence to represent the inferred CDS: inserted 1 base in 1 codon) translates to MKSRERGXSFLFLLFAASGKMPSRLRKTRKLRGHVSHGHGRIGKHRKHPGGRGNAGGMHHHRINFDKYHPGYFGKVGMRHYHLKKNQHFCPTVNLDKLWTLVSEQTRLNYAKNTTGLAPVIDVVRSGYYKVLGKGKLPKQPVIVKAKFFSRKAEEKIKEVGGACVLVA, encoded by the exons ATGAAGTCTCGCGAGAGGg cttctttccttttccttctcttcgCGGCGTCCGGCAAGATG cCTTCCAGACTGAGGAAGACCAGGAAACTGAGGGGTCATGTCAGCCATGGCCATGGCCGTATTG GCAAACACAGGAAGCATCCCGGAGGCCGTGGTAATGCTGGGGGCATGCACCACCACAGAATTAATTTTGACAAATA CCATCCTGGTTATTTTGGAAAAGTTGGTATGAGACATTACCACTTGAAGaaaaatcagcacttctgtccTACGGTGAATCTGGACAAACTTTGGACTCTTGTTAGTGAGCAGACAAGGCTCAACTATGCCAAAAATACAACTGGATTAGCTCCCGTTATAGATGTTGTACGCTCA GGCTATTACAAAGTTCTTGGCAAGGGGAAGCTGCCCAAACAGCCTGTCATTGTAAAAGCTAAATTCTTCAGCaggaaagcagaagagaaaatcAAAGAAGTTGGTGGTGCCTGCGTACTAGTGGCATAA